CTGGAACCCCAACCTGATCCTGCTCCATTCCATCCCACCTGATTCTTGTCTGGAATCCAGCCCTGATCCCACTCCATCCCTCCCACTCCAatcctgctccatccatcccaacTCATCCTACTCCAGAACCCGGCCCCAGTCCCACTCTACAATTCCCCCTGAACCCCCTTCTGGACCCTGCTCTGATCCAGAATCCCTCCCTGATCCCAGTCCATCCATCCTGCCCTGATCCCCCTTCTGGAATCCCACCCTGATCCTGCTCTGTACCTGTGGCCAAGCCATTGGTTCCCACATCCTTCcctgcagaaagagaagatCCATGAGATTCCAGCACGGATCACACACCAGGATTAACCCCAGGATCCATCCTGGGATCTGCACAGAGGGGATCCAGAGCTGGATCTGCCATTGGAACTCACCGGCTGCTGGGTTGTATCCactcctgtccctcctccctgTGGAAACAAAGTGGGATCAGCGTCAGTGGCGCAGGATTCCCAGAACAGTGCCAGGTGGATCTGTGTCCCTTCCCAACCCCTGTCCCATGTGCTACCGGATTGGAGCTTCCAGACGCCGAATCcgatgaggatgatgaggatgaggatggcaGCGATGACGGACACAGCGACCACCACGGTGAGATTCCCGCCAGATGTCGGCTCTGGGAAATGCGGGATAgtgaggagggggaggggaatCCCCATTTGGGAATTCCAAATTCCCAATCCCCACATTCCCAGCCTCACCCCAAGCGAAGATCCTGGGCTCTGGCATGCCGGGATGCTCCACCCTGCACCGGTACTGCTCCCGCTCCTCCGGCAGCGCCTCGATCCTGGCCCAGGTGTGGAAGGTGCCGTCGCTGTTGGGAACGATCCCGCCCCGCTCCGTCTCCTGATCCAAGGTATCACCCCCCTTCATCCAGCTGACTGCAATGGTTTTGGGGTAGAATCCGTACGCGTGGCAGGACAGGATCAGCGTCCCATGTTCCTCTTTTCCAGATACATGGACATCAGGGGGCTCTGGAATGGGATAATGGTGAAGGACATCCATGGAGTTCCATGGGAATGGGGTGATATCTGCCCATGGAATTCCCACTGGAATGGGACTGGGGTGAGCCTCTACCCATGAAATTCCCACTGGAACAGGATGGGGGGGGAGACCTGCCCATGGAATTCCATAGAAATGGGCTGAGAATGACATCTACCCATGAAATTCCTACAGGAATGGGATGAGTGTGAGATCTGACCATAGAAAtccatgggaatgggatggaagTGAAATCTACCCATAGAATTTCCACAGGAATTTCCGTGTTCTCAGGTCCACCATTCCCAAAttccaaatcccagcaggaattctgctcCCACCTTTGcgctccagctccttctccctaTATCCCACGTATTTCCGGAGCCATTCCGGGCAGACGTGCTTCAGGTAATTCGTCCGCCTCTCAGCcacctcttccttttcccagcGCCTCCTGGTGATCTCAGCAGCGCTGTCGGCCGGCACGAATCTCCCGGATTCCAGGTCAAAGGAGATGAAATCCCGCCCGTCGTAGCCATCCATGTGGGATCCACGGATGCTCCCATCGGACAGAAGGTCACAGCCAGAAACTCGCAACCTCGTGTGGAGACCTGGGGGGATTGTATCCACAGAGACCCATGGAATtgtgtcccagccccacagagccccatTCCAGCTCTGTGGAGCCCCAGAGTCTGAGGGAGACCCACAGAGCCTCATTCCAGCCACTTGGAGCCCCATGGATCCCAATCCAACCCCACAGATCTCATCCCAACCCATAGATCACAAGACATCCCATCCAGCCTGATAGATTCCCATTTCACTCCCTTGGAGCCTTGTGAATACACATCCAAGACCTACAGATCCCAtctcagccccacagctcccccCACTCACCCCTGCTCTGGTTGTACCGCTCCCGCAGTGTCTCCAGGTCTTTGACAAATGTGTGCTGGTGTTCCACAAACTTCTGGGTCTCCTCCTCCCAATATCCTGGCTCGGCTCTGTCCTTCATCCACTGCGTCAGCGGCTCCGCCCAGCCCCGCTCGCTGTCGTAGCGCACGAAGGGGATCCCATCCATGAACCCGGTGGCCAAGAACTGGGggacccctgggctgggctctgacaCCACCAATTTCAGGTAACGCAGAGAGTGGAGAACTGGGGGGACACGGAGATTTGGGGGGGCTGAGGGGGTCATGGATCAATGAAAGGGGAAcggggagagctgggaaggggttTGGGGATCCTGGGGCCAAGGAAAGGGTGTGCAGGGCGGGAGAGGTGGGATGGACAGGAAAGGGCCTGCAGGGGGTCCTGGTGTCCAGGaatgggggctcagggggtTCCAGGGCTATGGAAGGGGGCAGggggggctgtgcagggactgggagaggtGGGATGGGGGTTCCAAGGGATCTCTGTGCCCTGGAAAGGGGGTCCAGGGGTCCCCAGTGCCAAGGAAAGAGGGGGTACAAGATGGGGAGACCTGGGAATAGGAGGCTTGGGGGTCCTGGatgcagaggaaaagggaggctgggggctgagaaaagcaggaatgggGGTCCATGGGGGTCTCAAGGACAAGGAAAAGAGGGGTTTGGGGACGGGAGaagatgggatggatgggaaagagggagcaggaaaagaggaattGGTACTGGATAATGGAGTGCAGGGGGGTCCCAATGCccagaagagaaaattcaggGGTGTCCCAGGGCCCAGAATTCTCCCAGAACTCTCCTGGACCCCCAAGAACCCCTCCAAGCAGGACACACAGGGGATGAAGAACTAAGAGGGCACAAAGATTGGAAAGTGGAACTGGGAGAGACAGGAAGGGTCCAAGGTTCAAGGAAGGGGAAGGCTGGATGAGAATCCAAGGGTTCCTGTGCCCAGAAAAGGGGGTCCAGGGGTCCCCAGTGTTGAGGGAAGTGGGGTCTGAGAGCTGAGAAAGGCAGGAATGGGGACCAGGAGGTCCCTGGGTCACGGAAAGGGGagtctggggctgggagaggtgggTGGATCCCAGGGATGCAGCCTGGGAGATGCGAAAAAGACCCAGGGAGTgcagggggaggggacaggggaacTCCAAGGAGTTCATCCGAATCCCTCTGGATCCCCACTGCAAACCCCCTGAGACGCCTGGATCCTCTGGGACCCCGTTTTGGGAAGGGGTGGGAGTGGAGAACGGGAGAGACATGGAAAGTTGGGAGATCTGGGGTGTCCAGAGGTCAAGGAAAAGATCCAAAGGGTCTGAAGTCTGAGAAATGCAGGATGCCCGAAAATGGGGAGCAGGGGCTTCCAGAGCACTGACAGGGGATCGGGGGGATCCCAGTCCCTGAtaagggggtgcaggggggtCCTGGTGCCTGGGAATGGGGGTTCATGGGGGTTCCTGTGCGGCAATTCAGGGTTCAAAGGGATCCTGATCCCCAGGAATGGAAGATCCGGTGGGTCCCGGTGCCAGAtaagggggtgcaggggggtcctgctgccaggaaatGATCGTTCAAGGGGGTCCCCGTGCCCAGATATGGGGTTCAGAGGCTTTCCCTGCCAAGGAATGGGGGTTCAGTGGATTCTGACGCCTGGGAATGGCGGTTCAAGGgggtttcctttcctttccaggaATAGGGTTCAGAGCCTGGCAAAAGGGATTGAAAGAGGTCAGTGGACCCAAAATGAGGGTTCAGGGGAGCTCCTTGGCCGGAAAGAGAAGCGGGAGGGTCCTAGAAAGTGAAAATGGGAGTTTAGGGGGTTCCCGGTTTGGGGGTTCCCACTCACCTTTGGTCGCGCCCCCCGGGTCCCCCAGGAGCCCCaaaagcagccccagagccagagctggagtCATGGCGCTGCTCCACTACAGCCCcgcccccagccctggccccgcCCCGGCCAGGCCCcgcccccagagcagcctccgGCCCCGCTATCGGCACCGCTATTTACCGCCCGCCAATGGCGATCCGAGCTTTCAGTGACGTCATCGGTCGCCGGGCAGATCCCACTCTCCCAGGTTGGGACGCGGAAGCGAAAGGGACCGAGgagggcggggagggggaggggacaggggaatTCCAGAAAATCCCTCTGGGTCCCCTCTGCGACCGCCCTGGAGCCCTCTGAGAACCACCTgggacccccgggaccccctTAAGAAAGCGTCGGGAGTGGAGAACTGGGGGGATCGGGAAATTTGGGAGATCTGGGGGTGCAAAGGTGAAGGAAAAGGGCGGGTCTGGGGTCTGGGAAGGgcgggagggctggggaggtgaGCACGGGGTCCCAGAACACGTGGGGAGGTCCAGGAGTGGGTCCCAGTCCCGGATAAGGGAGTGCAGGGGAGTCCCCATGCCCAGGAACGGAGGTTCAGGGGGTCCCTGAGCCCAGGAAAGGGCGTGCACGGGTCCCCGGTGTTGAGGAAGGTGGTGGgtgggggctggggaaggcaggagtgGGGGTCCAGGGGGTGCCGGGGTCTCAGAGGGAGAGGGACGGCAATAGGGAGTGCAGGGGGGCTTTGGTGCTGGATAAGGGGGTGTAGGAGGGATCCCTGTGCCTGAGAATGGAGTGTTTGGGAGGGTTCCAGTCCCGAATATGGGGGTGCACGGGGGTTCCAGTGCTGTATAAGGGGTGCAGTGGGGTTCCGGTGCCTATGAATGGGGATTCAGGGGGAGTCCCTTCCCAGAAATCGGGGGTTCAAGGTGGTCCCGGTGCCAGATAACAGCGTGGTGGGGCTCCAGTGCAGGGAATGAGGGTGCAGAGGGTCCCCGTTCACAGAAATGGGGGTTCACGGGGGTTCCTGGTGCAGCGGAAATGGGGATTCAGGGGATCCCAGTGCCAGAAAACGGGAAGCAGTGGGGTCCCGGTGCCCAGAAATGGGGTTCAGGACGTTTCTGTGCCCAGGAATTGGGGTTCAGGTGGGTGCCCGTGCCCGGGATTTGGGGTTCAGGGGGTTCCAGGCTCTAGATAAGGGCGTGCAGGGATTatgggagctggggaagggggtaCAGGGGGATCCCGGTGCCCCGAAATGAACGTTCAAGGGGGTCTCTGTGCCCAGGAAGGGAGGTTCGCCCGGAAATGAAAGTTCGGGAGGTCCCCGTGGCCGGGAATTACGGCTCAGGGGGTCCCGGTGCCGGGACAGTGCCCTGTCCCCGGGCGGATCCCGGAGCCGCAGCTCGGGAGACGCGAACGTGGCCGGGACAgcgaggggagggggaggggacagaggaaACCCTGGGAATTCTCCTGAATCCCCCCGGGACCTGCCAGGACCCACGCGCAGGTTGTGGAGAACTGGGGGGACGCAGAGATTGGGGCGTCTGGGGGCGTCCAAGTGTCGGGAAGCGGAACTAGGAAGGGAACGGGGAGAGCCGGGAAGGGTCCAAGGTTCAAGGAAGGGAGAGGCGGGATGGGGGATCCAGGGGGGTCTCTGGGCCCACCAAAGGGGGTTCAGGGGTCCCCAGTGTTGAGGGAAGTggggtttgggagctgggaaaggcaggaattttGCTCCAGGGGGTCCCTGGCTCACGGAAAGGGGGTCTGGGAGAGGCGGGCGGATCCGGGGACGCAGCTTGGGAGACGCGAAAGCGAGACGAGGGAAAggggaattccagggaattcaTCTGGATCCCACTGGATCCTCGCTGAGACTTCTTGGGACCCCGGGGGACCTCCCAGCACCCCCTGGAACCCCCTCCAGGAATCGCCGGGAATGGAGAACTGGGGGGACGCAGAAATTTGGGAGATCTGGGGGTCCAAATCCGAGGAAAAGGGCGGGTCTGGGGTCTGGGAAGGGCGGGATGGCCGGGAATGGGGGTGCAGGGGGTCCCAGAGCACTGACGTGGGTGCGGGGGGATCCCAGTCCCGGATAAGGGGATGCAGGGGGTCCCGGTGCCCGGAAATGAGGGTTCAggggtgtcccagtgcccaggaatgggggttcagggggttCCCGTGCCGCGACCCTGGGTTCAAAGGGATCCTAATCCCAAGGAATGGGAGATCCGGGTGGTCCCTGTGGCAGATAAGAGGGTGCAGGAGGGTTCCGCTGCCAGGAAATGAACGCTCACGGGTGTCCCCCTTACCAGGAACGGAGGTTCAGGGGGTCCCTCCAGGTCAAGGAAAGGGGGGGTGAGGGCAATGGGGGGGGCAGGGcgtccctgtgcccaggaaaggGGGTGCGCGGGTCCCCGGTGTTGAGGAAGGTGGTGGgtgggggctggggaaggcaggagtgGGGGTCCAGGGGATGCCGAGGTCAAGGAAAAGCGGGGGCTGGACTGTCTGAGAGGGAGTGGGCCGGGAAAGGGGGTGCGGGGTCGCACTGGGGCTGGATAAGGGGGTGCAGGGGGATCACAGTGCGTGAGAATGGAGGGTTTGGGAGGGTTCCAGTCCCGGGTATGGGGGTGCACGGGGGTCCTGGTGCAGtggaatgggggttcagggcATCCCGGTGCTGCATAAAGGAATGCAATGGGGTCCCGCTGCCCaggaatgggggttcaggggaGTCTCTTCCGGAAATCGGGGTTCAGGGAGCTCCCGATGCCAAATAACAGCGGGGTGGGGATCCAGTGATGGGGAATGAGGTGAAGGAGGTATCACGTCGCATGAATGGGGGTTCAGGGCGGTTTCCGTGCCCGGGATTTGGGGTTCAGGGCGGTTTCCGTGCCCGGGATTTGGGGTTCAGGGGGTTCCAGGCTCCAGATATGGGGGAGAAGGGGTTAtcggggctggggaagggggtaCAGGGGAGGGTCCTGGTGCCCCGAAATTAACTTTCAAAGGGGTATCTGTGCCCTGGAAGGGAGGTTCGCCCGGAAATGGAAGTTCGGGGGGTCCCCGTGCCCGGGAATTACGGCTCAGGGGGGTCCCGTTGCCGGAGCAGTCGCCGGTCCCCGGGCGGATCCCGGTGTCGCAGCTCGGGAGACGCGAAAGTGGCCGGGGCAGcgcggggagggggaggggacagaggaaACCCTGGGAATTCTCCTGAATCCCCCCGGGACCTGCCAGGACCCTCCCGCAGGACACGCAGGTTGTGGAGAACTGGGGGGACGCAGAGATTGGGGCGTCTGGGAGCGTCCAAGTGTCGGGAAGTGGACCCGGGAGAGCCGGGAAGGGTCCAAGGTTCAAGGAAGGGACTGGGAGAGGCGGGTTTGGGGATTCAGGAgggtccctgtgcccaccaAAGGGGGTCCAGGGGTCCCCGGTGTTGAGGGAAGTggggtttgggagctgggaaaggcaggaatgggGCTCCAGGGGGTTCCTGGCTCACGGACAGGGGGGTCTCGGGCTGGGAGAGACGGGAAGATCCCGGGGACGCAGCTTGGGAGAGGCGAAAGCGAGACGGGGAATAggggaattccagggaattcaTCTGGATCCCACTGGATCCTCGCTGAGACTTCCTGGGACCCCGGAGGATCCTCCGGGACCGCCTGGAACCCCCTCCAGGAATCGCCGGGAATGGAGAACTGGGGGGACGCAGAAATTTGGGAGATCTCGGGGTCCAAATCCGAGGAAAAGGGCGGGTCTGGGGTCTGGGAAGGGCGGGATGGCCGGGAATGGGGGTGCAGGGGGTCCCAGAACACTGACGTGGGTGCGGGGGGATCCCAGTCCCGGAGAAGGGGATTCAGGGGGGTCCCGGTGCCCGGaaatgggggttcaggggtgTCCCGTGCCGGAGAATGAGGGTTCAGGGGGAATTTCCTTCCCGGAATTCGGGGTTCGAGGCCGTTTATATCCCCGAAAATGGAGGTTTCGGGTGCGCCGGTGACCAGAAATGGGGGTTCAGCGGTGTCctggtgccagagcagggggtgCAGTGGGGACCGGTGCTGCCGAAGGGGGTACAGGGGGGTCGGGGTGTCCGGAAATGGGCGCTCAAGGGGGTCCGCGTGCTCaggaatgggggttcaggagggtGTCGATGCTGGGGAAGGGGATTTAGGGGGGGTCACAGGACTCAAAATGGGGGTTCAAGGGGGTTCCCGGTGCCCGGAAATGGAACTTCGGTGGGGGGGGTCCCGGTGCCCGGGAATTGCGGTTCAGGGAGTTCCCGGTTTCGGGGACTCCTACTCACCTTTGGTCGCGCCCCCCGGGTTCCCCAGGAGtcccaggagcccccagagtagccccagccccagcgctGGAGCCATCGCAGCCGTCCCTGATCGCGGTTGTGGAGCAGCCGGAGAGACGCGAAAGCGAAAGTGCCCGAGGGAGCgcgggggaggggaaaaggggtaggggaaaagggggaattccagggaattcGCCTGGATTCCCTCCTGGCACTCCCCCTGGATCCCTCGGGGATCTGTCTGGGACCCTCCACGGCCGCGCTCTGCGGGACCCCCGGGCCGGGCTGTGCTGAACTGCCGGGCCCTGCGCTCGAACTCTGCCCGGACCCCGCTGGGTTCGGCCCAAAGCCGGGCAAGCACCGCGAGCAGCGCAGCCAATTTTTCCTGCGGGTCCGGGTCCCACCCCCGGCGGAGCAGGACTGGGCGCTGGGACCACGATCCCTGATTCCCaatctccttctctccctctctctgctgttctCCCCCTTTCCTTTGGGGGATCATAAATCCCAGAGCGGCCGCAGAGCCCCGTGCCCAGGCCGGGTGTCCCAGCAAAGGGAGCCCGCGGGGTGAGGTGCCCCGGGCTGGCCGGGAATGGGGGCCCGGGAGTCCCGGGGCACGGGAACGGGGGATCCAGCGGCTGGGAGAGGAGATACCCGGGaaagggggtgcaggggggtgTTGGTGCAGGATAAGGGGGTGCGGGGGGGGGTCCCAGTGCCCGGGAATGGGGGGGGACGGGAGGGGGGGGCAGAATCTGggaaacagcaggagctgccgggaaaaaaacagaacagagagGGACAGGCTGGAATGGACTGGcagagactgggaaaaaaacccactgggAGCAGAACTGGGGCACCAGGGATCTTACTGGGATATACCGGGACCACACTGAGGGCTACTGGGAGCAACTGGGAACATACAGGGACAATTGAGATAtactgggagagactgggagTGGTTTGGATCATCCTGGGATTGACTGGAATCATACTGGGAGTGATCAGATCTGTAGTAGGGATGAATTAGAGAAACTGGAATAATGCAGGGAGCAAGTGGGATCATACTGGGATAGATGTGGTCACACTTGGAGTGACTGGCATAGTACTGCGAGTCTCTGGGAGTAACTGGGATCATATTGGAGGTGACTGGACTCATACTGGGAGCAACTGGG
This window of the Serinus canaria isolate serCan28SL12 unplaced genomic scaffold, serCan2020 HiC_scaffold_220, whole genome shotgun sequence genome carries:
- the LOC115484320 gene encoding class I histocompatibility antigen, F10 alpha chain-like isoform X2; amino-acid sequence: MAPALGLGLLWGLLGLLGNPGGATKVLHSLRYLKLVVSEPSPGVPQFLATGFMDGIPFVRYDSERGWAEPLTQWMKDRAEPGYWEEETQKFVEHQHTFVKDLETLRERYNQSRGLHTRLRVSGCDLLSDGSIRGSHMDGYDGRDFISFDLESGRFVPADSAAEITRRRWEKEEVAERRTNYLKHVCPEWLRKYVGYREKELERKEPPDVHVSGKEEHGTLILSCHAYGFYPKTIAVSWMKGGDTLDQETERGGIVPNSDGTFHTWARIEALPEEREQYRCRVEHPGMPEPRIFAWEPTSGGNLTVVVAVSVIAAILILIILIGFGVWKLQSGRRDRSGYNPAAGKDVGTNGLATGITA
- the LOC115484320 gene encoding class I histocompatibility antigen, F10 alpha chain-like isoform X1; amino-acid sequence: MAPALGLGLLWGLLGLLGNPGGATKVLHSLRYLKLVVSEPSPGVPQFLATGFMDGIPFVRYDSERGWAEPLTQWMKDRAEPGYWEEETQKFVEHQHTFVKDLETLRERYNQSRGLHTRLRVSGCDLLSDGSIRGSHMDGYDGRDFISFDLESGRFVPADSAAEITRRRWEKEEVAERRTNYLKHVCPEWLRKYVGYREKELERKEPPDVHVSGKEEHGTLILSCHAYGFYPKTIAVSWMKGGDTLDQETERGGIVPNSDGTFHTWARIEALPEEREQYRCRVEHPGMPEPRIFAWEPTSGGNLTVVVAVSVIAAILILIILIGFGVWKLQSGSTWDRGWEGTQIHLALFWESCATDADPTLFPQGGGTGVDTTQQPVSSNGRSSSGSPLCRSQDGSWG
- the LOC115484320 gene encoding class I histocompatibility antigen, F10 alpha chain-like isoform X3 — translated: MTPALALGLLLGLLGDPGGATKVLHSLRYLKLVVSEPSPGVPQFLATGFMDGIPFVRYDSERGWAEPLTQWMKDRAEPGYWEEETQKFVEHQHTFVKDLETLRERYNQSRGLHTRLRVSGCDLLSDGSIRGSHMDGYDGRDFISFDLESGRFVPADSAAEITRRRWEKEEVAERRTNYLKHVCPEWLRKYVGYREKELERKEPPDVHVSGKEEHGTLILSCHAYGFYPKTIAVSWMKGGDTLDQETERGGIVPNSDGTFHTWARIEALPEEREQYRCRVEHPGMPEPRIFAWEPTSGGNLTVVVAVSVIAAILILIILIGFGVWKLQSGSTWDRGWEGTQIHLALFWESCATDADPTLFPQGGGTGVDTTQQPVSSNGRSSSGSPLCRSQDGSWG